One Isoptericola dokdonensis DS-3 genomic window, GAACTTCGCCATCGCCGGGCCGAAGCCCGACCGGCGGTAGGTCTCCACGATGTCCGCCTGGGCCTGCACGGCGAGGTCGCGGTCCGGCAGCATCGAGGTCAGCGGCGGCTCGTGCGCGACGAACGTCCGCACCTCGTCGGGGTGGTCGGTCGCCCACGCGAGCGCGGTCACCGCGCCGCCGGACGACCCGAGGACGTCGAGCGGGCCGAGCCCGGCGGCCTGCGCGACGGCGTGCAGGTCGGCGGCGTGGTGCTCCACCGTCACGTCACCGTCGTCGAGCAGCGTCGAGCGGTCGGTGCCGCGCGGGTCGTAGGTGAGCACGGTGCGGTCGCCGAGCTCCGCCACGAGCTGGGCGAAGCCGGAGGCCTCCATCGGGCTGCCGAGGACGAACAGCGGCGGGTGCGTGCCGCCCTCGGTCGGGGTGTGGACGTCGTAGGTGAGGACGGCGCCGGGCACGTCCAGCGTGCGGGTGTCGGTGGTCATGTCGGGTGGACGGAGACCACCGCCGGAACTCATCTACTCCTCGTCGGGCGAGCTCTCCCAGTCCTCGTCGTCCTCGATGGTGAAGGACCCGCCGAAGTGCACGGAGGAGGGGTCGACGCCGAGGCCCTCGGCGATCTGGCGGCGCATCTTCTCGGCCATCGTCAGACCCGTGGACGTCTCGTTCATCGACCGGTAGGTCTCGGCGTCGACCCCGTAGCGCGACTGCGTCCAGGCGTCGAACGCCTCCTCGTAGGCCGTGCTGGCGGCCTCGACGACGAACTCCGCGACCTCGCCCAGGGGGAAGTTGCGGGTCCGCGGGGGCCTGCCCTCGACCGCGGCGAGCGTGATCGCCAGGATGCCGTCGGCCACCTGGTGCGAGACGAGCTCGGGCCGACGGAAGTACTCGGTGGCGCGGTGCTTGAGGTGGACCACCAGCAGCTCGTCGCTCACCGGTTCGCTCGTGGGGGGCTGCGGGTAGGTGCGGGGCTCGGGTCGGGTGGTCGTGTCGCTCATCATCTCCGAGGATGCTCCCGCGGAGCGGTTTTGTCACGACGGTTCTCCACCGGCGCAACGGTGTCCTGCGCCACCCGACGTCCGTCCACAGGCCTGTGGACGACGCCTGCGGGGCGGCGACCCGCGCGGCTAGCGTCCCCGCCATGTCCCGACTCGCCCTCGACACCGACGAGCTGACGGCCGCCGCGCTGGCGCTGCGCGGCGCCGCCGACCATCTGGCGGCCGCGCGCGAGCACCTCGAGCCGCGGGGCGACCGGCCCGGAGGGCATCCGCTGCTCGACGGCGCGATCCACGACCTCGGTGCGGGCTGGTCGGCCCGGCACGGCGCGCTGGTCGAGGCCCTGGCGTCCCAGGCCGACGCCCTGCGCGGTGCCGCCGACCGGTACGCGGACGCCGAGCGGGTCACCCTGACCGGGCTGGCCCGGCTCCTCCTCGGGGAGGGACCCGCAGGCCCGGGCGGCCCGGCTCCCGGCGTCACCCCGGGCGGGGCCCCGACGACGGCGACCGCGCTGTGACGACGGACCTCGACCTGGCTCCCCTGACCGGATCCCCCGCCGGGCTGGCAGAGCTCGCGGGGGCCGCGACCCGGGCGGCGGGCGCGCTGCACGGTGTCCGCGACGACCTCGCCCGCGTCGCCGGCGCGCTCCGCGGGCACCGCTCGGGCGCGGTCGACGCCGCCCGGGAGCTGCTCGCCCGTCTCACCCTCGACGTCGTCCTGTGCGCCGACGTCCTGCGCACCGTCGCGGGCGTGCTGGCGCAGCGCGCCACCGGGCTCACGAGCGAGCAGGACGCGGCCGCGCGCGCACTGACCGCCCGCGACGACGCGCTCGCCCGGCTGGCACGCGCCGAGGCGGACGAGGTCCTCGCCCTCCGGGCCGACCCGCTCGTTCCCCTCCCGGACGCCGCGCGAGACGCGTGGGACGCCCGCGTGCGGGCCGTGCAGGCCCGCGAGGACGTGGCCGCGGCGGAGCGTGCGTGGCGGGACGCCCGGGACGCGAAGGACTCCGCGTCCCGGCAGGCCGCTCCCCTGCTGGACGGCCTCGCCGACGCCCGCGCGGTCGCGGTGTCCGCCCGGCACGGCGTCGGGGCCGCCGACCACGCGACGGCGTGGGCCCGCGGCACCGACCTCGCCGCCCGGGTCCCGGTCGCCCTGGGCGGCGACCGGCGCGCGCGCGACGCCGCCCGCACCGACCTGTTCGCCGCGATGACGGCCGCCGACGGCGACCCGGCCCTGTGGACGGCGTTCTGGGACGCGGTGGACCCGGCGTCCCTGCTGGCCGTGCTCGGCACCGACCCGCCGCCCGGCGCCGTGACCGCCCTCTCCGGCGGCCTCGGCGTGTGGGCGGCGAGCGCCGCGCGGGACGAGCAGCGCGACCTCGGCGACCGGCTCGTCCGGGGAGTCGGCGTGGGCACCGCCACGGCGGACCGCGCCGCCCGGCTCGGCGACCTGCTGGGCGCGGCGCGACTGCCCGCCGCGGTGTGGACGGGCGCCGCCGACGCGGTCGTGGAGCGGCACCGGGCCACCGGCCAGGACGACGTCGAGGCGACCGACCTCGCGCCGCTCGTCGTCGCGGTCGCGGACGGGCTGTCCGCGCACCCGCGGGCCGCGCTCGACCACCTCGCCCCGGTCGATCCCGACGACCTCCGCGAGCGCCTCCACGTCTGGTTCGGCGCGACACCGCCGGACGGCTGGCCCGACGGCGGCGTTGCCGTGACGGGCATGCTCGCGGCGGCCGTCGCCGTCGGGTCGCGGGCGGACGTCCCGACGCAGCAGCGCACGGCGCTGGTCGTCTCGGTGGTGACGAAGGTCGTCCACGGCTACCGCGGGTTGCTGTCCGTGAACGCGCCGGTCGGCGGCAGCGCCGTGGGCAACGTCGTCGACGTCTACCGGCCGTACCTGGAGTCCGTCGACGAGAACGTCCACCTCCAGCAGGACGGCGATCCTCGACCCGGTCCGGGCCTCCTCCTGACCGACCTCGGCGACAGGGGCCGCGTGGAGGGAACCTCGATCCCCTGGTCGACGGCGCAGCCCCGCCTCGACCCGTTCGCCCTGCGGGAGGTCATCACGGCGACGTCGGCCACCCCGGCGGACGCCGGTCGGTGGCTGTCCGCCCTCGACGACCACGTGGAGGCCACGGTCACGGTGGCCACCGAGCGCGACCTCGGACCCGACGCGCGCGAGCGGCTCTTCCTCGACACCCTCGACGACGTCGGGTTCGTGAGCGGGTCGATCCAGTCGCCGGTCATCGCCGACGCCGAGCAGGCCACCGGGCTGGGGTCGGTGGCGGCGACCGGCGCGGGGGTCGGCCTCAGCCTGGCCACCGCCTTCTCGTCCGCCGGTGTGTCCGTCGCCGCGACCGCTGCCGGTGCTGCCCTGCCCGGGCTGGTGCCCGACCACGTCGACGCCGCCCGGAGCGAGGTCCTGCGCACCGAGCCGACGCTCCGCGACCGGTTCGCCGCACCCCTCAACCGGGCGGCGGTCGACCTCGACGTCGCGGCGGGAGCGTCGCCGGACGACGCCGAGCGGCGCAACGAGGCCCTCGCCCCGGGCGGCGAGGGCGCCACGAAGAGCTTCGGGAACGGCTACGCCCTCGGATCAGATCTGGCACGCACCCTGGGAGAGACCACATGAACGCACGACGCACGCTGACGCTCCTGGCCCGCGGGGAGGTGGTCGTGCCGGTGGCGAGCCTGAGCGTCGTGGCGCTGCTGATCGCCACCCTCCTGTCGTGGGGGCCCGCCTGGTCGCAGGCGCGTGCCGAGGCGAGGGCGGAGGCGGCGGCACGCGCCGCCGCCGCGGCCCGGGCCTGGCGCACCGAATCCTGGACGATCACCGTCGCCGACGTGCCGCAGGGCGCGGTGGTCCCCGTGCAGGACGACTGGCTCGGCGACGTCGGCCCCTGGTACGAGCACGTCGAGGCCCCTGTGCCGTACCGCGTCCCCGGGCTGCGCCACCTGATGGCCGGCGTCTACGACGGCTACTGGGCTCCGCTGACGGACGTGCAGGACTCCCTCCACGGGGTCAGGTCCGGGCCGGTGGAGGTCTTCAGCCAGACCTTCGTGATCGGGTCGGCGGCCGCGGACGGGCACGCGCTGGCGCCGGACCTCCTGGTCGGGGACCTGCGGGACGACGTCCGCCAGGCGCGTGAGCTCGCAGCGCGAGGAGGGGAGGCCGTCCCCGCGGACGACCCGACGCTGCTCGTCGACCCCGAGGTGTCCACGACCTGCCCGTCGCGCGACGCGTGCCCCCGCCCGGCGCAGGGCGCCCACCGCCTGGTGGTCACGGGTGTCGAGGCGGTGCCGTCGTGGATCGAGCCCCGCCGCGTGACGGTAGCGGCGACCTGGGTCGACGACGTCCTGGTGGCGGTCGCGACGCTGTCGCCCGTCGGCGCGGACGTCCCCGACGAGGTCAGCGCCCCGCACCTGCTGGACGTGCTCGCGGCCAAGGTGCGGGCCGACCCGCCGGCGCCGGCGGCCGAGGACCTGACGGAGGCCGCCGTCAGCCGGCCGGGGGCAGGAGGCGAAGCTCGATGACGGGCACGACGCGGCGCCAGTCCACCTCGCCCTGGGCGGCGGCGAGCGGCACGGCCCACTCCGCGACGACCGGCTCGAAGGTCCGCCACCTGCTCGGGTGCGCGGCGGCGTACCGCTGCAGCAGGGCGACGGTCTCGTCGGGGTCGAGCCGCCGGGCGTGGGCGCGCGCCCCGCGCCGGCGGCCGAAGGACACCAGCACGCGCGGCTCGGCCGCGACGTTGCGGACCCACTGCGACCGGGGCCCCAGGCCGGAGACGACGACGAACCGGTCGTCGTCGGGCCGCTCGGCGACCTCGAGCACCACGGCGCGCAGCTCACCGCTGCGACGCCCCCGGTGCTCGAGCAGCAGCAGCTCCTCGCCCATCAGCGCGCCGAGGCCCGCGCGGTACAGCGCGATCGGCGCACGGACGAGCCCCCGGACGTGCAGCAGCCGCGAGACGAGGGTCATGGTTCCAGGCTAGCGCCGGTCCGGCGGGGCTCGACGGTCGGTCCTACGATGACGGCGTGCCAGCGCAGGCCCCCTCGGACGACCCGGATCCCCGCGGCCCGGCCGCGGCGTCGAGGACGTCCCGGCGGCGGTCGGACGTCGTCCTGGCGGTCGCCACGACGGCGGGCGTGACGGTCGCCGGCGTGCTCGTCCCGGGAGGGACGGCAGACGGCGGGGACCCGGCCCGGGCGGCGGCATCGGCCCTGGTCGCCGTCGTGGTGGGTGCCCTCGTCCTCCTGCGGCGCCGCGCGCCGTCGACGATGCTCGCCCTCACCGCCGTCGTCACGGTCGCCGCAGCCGTCGCCGACGTGCCCGCGGCAGCGAGCGCCCTGCCGACGGTCACCGCGCTGGCGGCCGCGGCCGCGGGCGGCCGTGCACGGGCGGCCGCCGGGACCGGCACGCTGGTGGTGCTCGCCCTGACCGTCGACCGTGCGGTCCTCGACGCCGAGGGAGCCGCCATGGCGCTGCCGGTCCCGGCGGCCGCCGTGCTCGACACGGCACTGGTCGTCGCGGCGGTCGCCGTGGGCGTCGCGACGCACCTGCGGGGCCGGCTCCGCGCCCTCGCCACCGAGGCGGCGGAACCTGGGCCCGCGGTCCCTCAGGAGGGCGGGTCCCGGCACCGTGAGCACCTGCGGATCGCGCACGACCTGCACGACGTCGTCGCCCACCACCTCTCGATGGTGGCGCTGCACTCCGGCGTGGCGAGCGCCGCCGTCGGCCGGGACGACGACGCGGCGCGGACCGCGCTGCGGCACGTCACGGAGGCCACCTCCGTCACGCTGCACGAGCTGCGGGCGACGACCCTGGTGCTGCGCGCCGGCACG contains:
- a CDS encoding nitroreductase family deazaflavin-dependent oxidoreductase, encoding MTLVSRLLHVRGLVRAPIALYRAGLGALMGEELLLLEHRGRRSGELRAVVLEVAERPDDDRFVVVSGLGPRSQWVRNVAAEPRVLVSFGRRRGARAHARRLDPDETVALLQRYAAAHPSRWRTFEPVVAEWAVPLAAAQGEVDWRRVVPVIELRLLPPAG
- a CDS encoding alpha/beta fold hydrolase, producing the protein MTTDTRTLDVPGAVLTYDVHTPTEGGTHPPLFVLGSPMEASGFAQLVAELGDRTVLTYDPRGTDRSTLLDDGDVTVEHHAADLHAVAQAAGLGPLDVLGSSGGAVTALAWATDHPDEVRTFVAHEPPLTSMLPDRDLAVQAQADIVETYRRSGFGPAMAKFVQLVMTTEPIDQAYLDRPAPDPAQFGMPAEDDGRRDDLLLGKSLLTMPLWEPDLDRLRALTAAGDLRVLPAVGVTSPPGTLAARGAAALAAALGTPPAEFPGDHGGFMRNEWSPDNDPAEFAARLREVLAA
- a CDS encoding sensor histidine kinase, with product MPAQAPSDDPDPRGPAAASRTSRRRSDVVLAVATTAGVTVAGVLVPGGTADGGDPARAAASALVAVVVGALVLLRRRAPSTMLALTAVVTVAAAVADVPAAASALPTVTALAAAAAGGRARAAAGTGTLVVLALTVDRAVLDAEGAAMALPVPAAAVLDTALVVAAVAVGVATHLRGRLRALATEAAEPGPAVPQEGGSRHREHLRIAHDLHDVVAHHLSMVALHSGVASAAVGRDDDAARTALRHVTEATSVTLHELRATTLVLRAGTDPGTGPTAGSRGVLPAATGPAGLSSLVEPVRAAGVDVVTRVEVPAASIDASVDAAAYRIVQEALATVVRHGAARRAVVRLTTSDGRLRITVSDDGRGAAADRAGADPGMVAVRERALALGGSLTVRDVPAGGLTVVADLPARLREAPRPTSVAATP